Genomic DNA from Mus musculus strain C57BL/6J chromosome 11, GRCm38.p6 C57BL/6J:
atgtaacattCAGCTATGAAGAATACATTCCTTCTCCTATATAGATCAGGATCCTGGCTGGGTACGGTGATGCACCTTAGCACTCAGAGAGCTGAAACAGGAGAAATACCTTAagtttgaaataaaaaagaaaaaaaatttttgaacCCTACAGTTCCTAGTTTTTATACGTTAGAATCAGCTTCATCTAGTCAATGAATCTGTCTCAAAAGCATTTTCAAATCTGGTCTCCTAAACTGAAGTCCCAGCCCAGgtgccttctcctctgagagaagtCCCCCTGGAGCCCCTGGCAACAGATCACTGTCTGTCACCCGCTGGCTCTCCTTCCTGGGAGCACACAGGTCTCAATCTTGTTTCTCATCCCCTTCTTTTGCGTCTGTTAAACTGGGGCCACGGACTCTGCCGCCTTCCTAAGTGTGTACTCATGGTGCCTAAAACCCACAGAGGCACTTTATAAACCTCGACACACTGCATCCGTTTAATGGCGTCGAAAGGGAAGGGAACTGATGTTTGGCCACTGGAGGGCAGAGGTCAAAATGAAAGCCCCTGCTCAAGGCGTGGTGCATAACCCAGTATCACCCAAATCCACCCTCCAGTTGTTTCTCAGAGCTCTTCCAAATTCTCAGAAAAAGACAAGCACACACAGGGCTCTGTGTatgatatacatttatatatataatcgCTCTCAGTTTATTGTACTTTACCCTCTTTTTACAGTAGATCTGACACAGGCATTAAATAACTGCAGAAGGAGACCACTGGGAAGATGAAGGGGCAGGAAGACCTGGATACCCAAAGGGAAGAGACACAGATCCAgcgggaggaaagagggaaggagccACTTGAGGGTGGGACGTGGGGGCTGCGGTGAAGAGGAGATTGGAAAGGAttaaagagaagcagagagactaGAGGAATATGCTGCTCTGATGGACGAAAACTTGGAGCAGGGGGCTCTTTCGCAACATTCTAGGGATGTcatagggttgtttgtttgtttgtttgttttttaaaggcaaaagagTTTGAAGGAGGCGGAGCAAAGAAACTCAGAGCTGAGCTGGAGGAGGGTGTCTGACGCTTTCAGGCTGGCATGCAGAAAGGGAAGACCTTAGTGACCAGTTAGCAACTTGCAAGGAGTAGCCAGAGAGAGGATGGGGGTGGGTAGATCTGGGCTTAGGGAGTCCCCCCAGCCAGCTGACGTTTCCAAGGTGGCTGCTGGGGATAGAGCCAAGACAGCGGCCCCTCccccacagagctccctgggaagGAGAATTTGAAAGATATTCTGGGAAGGCCAGTGGGGGAAGGGAGCCATCAGTTAAAAAACAAAGTGGATATTCAGAGCAGGTCAAGCCCGCCTGAGTAGGAGCCGTTTGGATGACAGGAgggaccaggaagaagttaaaagTCTAAGCCTACTAGAGAATTTTCTAGAAGAATTAAAGACTTCTCTTCCAGTCATCCTTTGGAGTCACAGTTGGGGGAGAAGCAGGATGTATCAGGAAGGACGGAAAAGGCCACAGAACCAACTTGTACTGAGCTACAAATGGCAGCTTTTCAGAGGGAGAGGGatcagggagaggagagggcagaaCTGCTGGAGGAACCAGAAGTCAAAGCCACCAAGATACTGGCTATGGTGACAGAAGTGTGAAGAGATGAAAGGAAAGTGGCTAGAACCTTGTAAAAGGAAGAAGGACAGTGTTCACCCCTGGGAAGCAAGTGGCTGAAACGGGTTCGAGGGATCTGTGGGGTAGAGGCTGGGTGGATGAGACCATTTCCTGTACCTCTAAGGGGATGGGAGTAGAAACTGAAACAGGAGCTGTAAGGGCATCTCATTCATAAACTCAAACTAGAAAACCTCCAACAATGCTGAGGCCCtcgtgcttgctaggcaagtcctCTGTCGCTGAGTGACAACTCCGGTTCCCGAACTAGAAAACTCCcgactcctctctgtctctggctAAGCTAAGGTTGGAAGATGTTGGAAATTGTGTGGGCATCAGGCTAGGTAGAGAAGTTGAGGAAAGGGTGTGAGGCTCAGACAAGTCATAGCTCTATTATAAAAAATACCTTTGGGGTGGGTGAGGGAGGGATCAGGCAGGGTCAAGGACATTCCAGAAGCATCCACAGGAGAGTGtgggcgggtgggggtggggagcctcAGGTTTTGTTGATCCGGAGTTTGAAGGCCACACGGCCAGCGAACTTGTCCCGCTCATCGTCTGTGGCAATATTGGCAGCGTTGATGCGGCATTCAACATTCACCTCCACGTTGGGGGTCACATTCAGGAACTTTACAGCCACCAAAGGCTGAGTATAGTTTACCTGGgccaggagaagaaaaaaacGTAAGCCTCTGGTACCTTGGCGTCTTTCCCAAGAACACCATTTTTTCATTCAGGAGCCACCGTCAAGGACCTTCCGAGGTGGGACTTACATGGAACTTTTTGCCATAGTAGGGAAAGTACATCAGATCAATGCTGCCATTAGCAGGGAACATGACAAAGTGGCCAAGGTTCTCAGCATCTTCATCTCTCTGTGGGGGTGCAGGAAGGTTAAGGGGAGAGGATGTTAGGAACAGCAGGCACCTGGAAGCGCTCACAAGACTTCCTTCTGTACCTCCTTCATCCCAAATTATCCCTGTCAAACTTGTTTTCTTTGAGCTGTGCATCTGCTCAGGtagctgtgtgtgcatttgtgtgtgcgcatgcacacatgttCCTATCTGCATGTCTGCAGATAGGGGTGGCCTATCTCCCATCAGACTAGGTCTTCTAAGGGTGCTGACAACACGGTGAGGGCCTTCTAACTCCACCATCAATCCCCAAGTTCTTACCCCGTCCTTGGGAATCAGTCTCTGGAGCAGAGCCAAGAAAGAACAGATAAACAGTCAAGGCTCAGTGGGAAGGAGGAGAGTTTCTAGAGAGGACAGAGTTGGCTGCAGGGTTCCAAGGACAACTAGTTGTAGCAAAGGGTGCTAACTGAGCAGTAGCTAGCAGACTGAGGGAACTGAGAAACAAGGCATGATGGGAGAGTGGAAGAAACCCAGACAACTGAGATGTAAGAAAAAGTTGACAGGGAAGGAACCAGAGGTCAGAGCTTTGGTGCAGGAAGGGATAGGTCTATCTCCAGGACAGCAGGCTCTCTTTATCCTAGAGAGAAGCAATAGGGCTAAGAGCCTCTTAGAGCTAAAACTGCATAGGCGCCCACTCTTACCCCCTTGTCCCTATAGTGCTGTGGCCTCTGAAAGCACAAAAAGATAGGGAGATATGGGTGAAGCACTCAGAAACCAGGAAGTCTAACCAGGTGGGCAGGTAAGGAGGGCCCCCACACTCACCTTGCCAACACAAGTGACATTCATGCTCTGGTTTGCCCCTGCATAGAAGTTGATGAcctagagaaaggagggagggtggaTTTAGAAGAAGTTGCCACATCTTGGCGTCTAGCCTTTCAGCTCTGGGGCTTAGCTTCCAATAGCCCCACCTCTTAAAACAAACTACCAAAAATCTCTTTAATGCCCATTAACCCCAATGAAAGGACACATTAGTAAACAGATGGTGGCCCCAgctccctcctccatcctccccgGGAGACCAATATCATGGGTACCCGATTCATTTTGATGAAGACACAGGGCTGCCCGGTGCTGTAACCATAGTGGGTAGGGTCCCCAATGCCAGAGCAATCGCCCAGTTGGGTCCGGTTGAACTGGCAGGCACGTTTTGGGTAGTTCAGAACCCCATTATCAGGTTGCTCATAATATCGCCCTGGACGGCAGACATCATTCTTCTGTGCTTGGATGGAGTCGTTGTAAGCTAGGAGGtgggaggcagacagagaagGTCAGAGGCCAAATGTCTCACTTCCAGGGTCCTGGATTCCTTCCCCCAAGGTCCTGGACTAGCCCCACACTCACGTTCCAAGAACTTGTTGAGCTTCTGAACATGCTGACCCCAGCTTTCAGTGTCACTAATGTTGACAATGACATcaaggttctcagtcttgggtcGAATCATCAAGCCTAGAGCCAACAGGAGAGAAGACTAGAGAGTCACATAAGATGAAGAGAAACACATCAAGGGAAATGGACAGATATGAAGAACACCAGGGTCAGGTGGGGGCAAAGATCTGAAACTGCCTTCCTGGGAGAGCAATCTCCTGTGGCATCTGCCACGTCTCCAAATCACATGACTCCCGGCTGCAGGGCATGGGAAGGAAGGCCAAGTTCAAGAACTCCCCACTCCAACTCCTGGAAAGAACTATACGTTCCTTGTGAGGCCTTAAGGACACAGTAGTTCCAGTGACCGGTAAGGGGAAAACTACTCTTCTCTCACCTGGTGTGGCCAGTCGATCCTGGTACTTGGGGGTATGGTCAGAGACGGTCTGCAGCATTACCCACATGGTGAGGCTGAACATGGCCGTGAGGAAACCATAGAAGACGAGgtagaagaggaggatgaaggcTAGGATAGAGGAACTAGAGTCAGCAGCTCCCACATCTTCCACcaacccctctcttcctccttcctctcaagCTGTGTACGGGGATAGGCCAAGGAGCGACAGGATATCTTAGAGCCTTCCCCTGGGAGCTAAAGGAAACAAGCTGGAAACAGGCAGGGTCCAGCTCCAGCCCTGACTCCCAGACTCCTCCTGGGGCACAGTGAAGTCTGACCTTTTGGAGGCCACAAGAGACCTAAACTGTAGTTGTTGTGACAACTCCAAGAATAGGCCACTGTCATTCTGCGGCTAATGCATTTCCAACTTCTCAACCCTGCACGGTCCTGAAAAGGCAGCATCTGTTCCTGCCGTATCGGAACTCGAAGTTAGAGCCGTCTCAGAGCACAAGGATCTGGATGCAACCTGGTAACTGCGCAGCACTCTCAGCCAAATTCTTATCACCTCAGAGGACTCAGGTAGcaagatctgtctgtctgtctgtctgtctctcgccCTGAGGAAGCAGCCCCTGAAATGAGGGGCTAATGGCCCAGCAGTCACCCCCACCTTTAACTCACACAGGATCTTGGCCAGAGTCAAGGAGAAGACAGAATCTCCTAGAAGCCTTCCCTGGACATCATCTCTCAGGACTCCTATCCTAAGCCTCCAGTGAGGAGGACATGCTGTTCCAATCTCCCTGAACTCTCAGTCTTTCTACCTAAGAAGACAGTTCCTCTGTGGAGGCTTCTGAGTAGCCCAAGCATCCATCGTTGATCCTTCACATCCCACAGGGTCTTGGGTTCCTTGAGGACAAGGGCTGCATTGATCTCCTTTCATGGTCCCCTAAGCCTCAGGTGGGTGGTCTGATGAAGACTGTGTCCAATCGATGTGGATATGTCGTAAATTATGTCACACAGAATCCCTTGTGCTTCAATTCTCCAGCTTGGCACTGTCTTGCAAGACTGTCAGTCACCCTTACCTCACCGGGTACCCATCAGCAGCCCCTGACTACCTAAGTCCTTGCACACCCATGAGGTAAGGGTAGAGAGTTCTTCCAAGGCATCTGAGTCCCATGTAAACACCCTGCCTGAGGATGTACCCA
This window encodes:
- the Atp1b2 gene encoding sodium/potassium-transporting ATPase subunit beta-2 — protein: MVIQKEKKSCGQVVEEWKEFVWNPRTHQFMGRTGTSWAFILLFYLVFYGFLTAMFSLTMWVMLQTVSDHTPKYQDRLATPGLMIRPKTENLDVIVNISDTESWGQHVQKLNKFLEPYNDSIQAQKNDVCRPGRYYEQPDNGVLNYPKRACQFNRTQLGDCSGIGDPTHYGYSTGQPCVFIKMNRVINFYAGANQSMNVTCVGKRDEDAENLGHFVMFPANGSIDLMYFPYYGKKFHVNYTQPLVAVKFLNVTPNVEVNVECRINAANIATDDERDKFAGRVAFKLRINKT
- the Atp1b2 gene encoding sodium/potassium-transporting ATPase subunit beta-2 isoform X1, with the translated sequence MFSLTMWVMLQTVSDHTPKYQDRLATPGLMIRPKTENLDVIVNISDTESWGQHVQKLNKFLEPYNDSIQAQKNDVCRPGRYYEQPDNGVLNYPKRACQFNRTQLGDCSGIGDPTHYGYSTGQPCVFIKMNRVINFYAGANQSMNVTCVGKRDEDAENLGHFVMFPANGSIDLMYFPYYGKKFHVNYTQPLVAVKFLNVTPNVEVNVECRINAANIATDDERDKFAGRVAFKLRINKT